A genomic segment from Alistipes senegalensis JC50 encodes:
- a CDS encoding flavodoxin, which yields MKKILLIPFLFFSLAAMGACSADEKTSDPETPDQPAGNSNILVAYFSATGNTQRVAERIAALTGADVYRIEAADPYAADPYDDSDRVQREAYGDLRPGVANLPAAETIARYDTIFVGSPCWWHQPAMVVCTFLEAYDLSGKTIVPFFTYGATTYLNESMQKIYRLTPESKHIPATLPEDLDPDDITTPGRPDDAGIDMPGSAGGVEAWLKRIGI from the coding sequence ATGAAAAAGATTCTTTTGATTCCGTTTTTGTTTTTTTCGCTGGCGGCGATGGGCGCCTGCTCGGCGGACGAAAAGACTTCCGACCCGGAAACACCCGATCAGCCGGCCGGGAACAGCAATATCCTGGTCGCCTATTTCTCTGCGACGGGTAATACGCAGCGCGTGGCCGAACGCATTGCAGCGCTGACCGGAGCCGATGTGTACCGTATCGAAGCGGCCGATCCGTATGCTGCGGATCCCTACGATGACAGCGACCGTGTTCAACGCGAGGCGTACGGCGACCTGCGGCCCGGTGTGGCGAATCTGCCCGCTGCGGAGACAATCGCACGGTACGACACGATTTTCGTCGGTTCGCCCTGCTGGTGGCACCAGCCTGCGATGGTCGTCTGCACCTTTCTCGAAGCCTACGATCTGAGCGGCAAGACCATCGTTCCGTTCTTCACCTACGGAGCGACGACCTATCTGAACGAGTCGATGCAGAAGATCTACCGCCTTACTCCGGAGTCGAAGCACATTCCGGCAACTCTTCCGGAGGACCTCGATCCGGACGATATTACCACGCCCGGGCGTCCGGACGATGCGGGGATCGACATGCCGGGGAGTGCCGGCGGAGTGGAAGCGTGGCTG
- a CDS encoding cupin domain-containing protein, with protein sequence MKWILIVAAAALSGACCNRAAETAQTQLAEDVFAKGSLLENNPNFTGDAWLEMFVTAADSMDCTVGNVTFAPGVRNGWHAHPGGQILLCTSGRGLYQEKGGAVRELRPGDVVKIAPGVVHWHGAAPGSEFTHIAIGTQVSKGPAEWFGPEAGNE encoded by the coding sequence ATGAAATGGATACTTATCGTTGCGGCCGCAGCCCTGTCGGGTGCCTGCTGCAACCGAGCGGCCGAAACAGCGCAAACGCAGCTGGCGGAGGATGTTTTTGCCAAAGGTTCGCTGCTGGAGAACAACCCGAATTTCACGGGCGATGCCTGGCTCGAAATGTTCGTCACGGCGGCCGATTCGATGGACTGCACGGTCGGCAACGTGACTTTCGCTCCCGGCGTGCGCAACGGCTGGCATGCGCATCCAGGCGGTCAGATTCTGCTCTGCACTTCCGGCCGGGGACTGTATCAGGAAAAGGGCGGAGCGGTCCGCGAGCTGCGCCCCGGCGACGTGGTGAAAATCGCCCCCGGCGTGGTGCACTGGCACGGTGCGGCCCCCGGCAGCGAGTTCACGCATATCGCCATCGGCACGCAGGTGTCGAAAGGCCCGGCCGAATGGTTCGGTCCGGAGGCCGGCAACGAATAG
- a CDS encoding alpha/beta fold hydrolase, giving the protein MKKYMLGMGMLCAASLAAAQTPKAEQAMDTKRQHIAAVAALTGRGDLAGLESALAAGLDDGMTVNELKEVMVHAYAYCGFPRALRGLQTLVGVLDGRKAAGVEVNWGREASPVTDARPKYERGRDILAEISGIPADAPKADYAVLAPEIEVFLKEHLFADLFERDVLTHAEREIATVAILAAVGGVEPMMKGHMGIALNTGVAPDELRHLLAIVERRIGRREADAGRVALDEVLQSKGLLADSVTPAVSTENGVQVRKVSFRNRFRIDVVGDLYLPADYDPAQKYAAIIVGHPFGGVKEQTSGLYARSLAERGYVTLAFDASYYGESGGYPRRIESPEVRVEDFSAAVDFLSNHPAVDADRIGVVGICGGGCYSVSAAQIDHRIKAVATVSMYDMGRARRQGVGDSMTYEQRMATLDAVGAQRTAEYGGAARKDIRALPEKVDASTPQYAREFLDYYDNPERGKHPNSTGYYSYTSLAPMMNFFPFVQIGTISPRPLLFIVGEHAVSAYFSEDAYAKAAEPKELFVVEGATHVDLYDRPEYLAITLPKLDGYFRQYLK; this is encoded by the coding sequence ATGAAAAAGTACATGTTGGGAATGGGGATGCTCTGCGCCGCTTCGCTCGCCGCAGCACAGACCCCGAAAGCGGAACAAGCTATGGACACGAAACGACAGCACATCGCGGCGGTCGCCGCCCTGACGGGACGGGGCGACCTCGCCGGACTGGAATCCGCCCTCGCTGCGGGGCTGGACGACGGCATGACCGTCAACGAACTGAAAGAGGTGATGGTGCACGCCTACGCCTACTGCGGATTTCCGCGGGCTCTGCGCGGATTGCAAACTCTGGTCGGCGTGCTCGACGGGCGCAAGGCCGCCGGTGTCGAAGTGAATTGGGGCCGCGAGGCGTCGCCGGTCACCGACGCCCGCCCGAAATACGAACGGGGACGCGACATTCTCGCGGAGATCTCCGGTATCCCTGCGGATGCGCCGAAAGCCGATTACGCCGTGCTGGCTCCCGAAATCGAAGTGTTTCTCAAAGAGCATCTCTTCGCCGACCTTTTCGAGCGCGACGTGCTGACCCATGCCGAGCGGGAGATCGCCACGGTGGCGATACTGGCCGCTGTCGGAGGCGTGGAGCCGATGATGAAGGGACACATGGGCATTGCCCTGAACACGGGAGTCGCACCCGATGAACTGCGCCACCTGCTGGCAATCGTCGAACGGCGGATCGGCCGCCGCGAAGCCGATGCCGGACGTGTGGCGCTGGACGAAGTGTTGCAGAGCAAAGGGCTGCTCGCCGACTCCGTAACGCCGGCCGTGTCGACGGAGAACGGAGTGCAGGTGCGGAAGGTCTCGTTCCGAAACCGCTTTCGCATCGACGTGGTCGGCGATCTTTATCTCCCGGCGGATTACGATCCGGCCCAAAAATATGCCGCCATCATCGTCGGCCATCCGTTCGGAGGCGTGAAGGAGCAGACCTCGGGGCTCTATGCCCGCAGCCTGGCGGAGCGGGGCTATGTTACCTTGGCTTTCGATGCCTCTTATTACGGCGAAAGCGGCGGCTATCCGCGCCGGATCGAATCGCCCGAAGTGCGTGTCGAGGATTTCAGCGCGGCGGTCGATTTCCTGTCGAACCACCCGGCGGTCGATGCGGACAGGATCGGAGTCGTCGGCATCTGCGGCGGCGGGTGCTACTCGGTGAGCGCCGCGCAGATCGACCACCGGATCAAAGCCGTGGCGACGGTCAGCATGTACGACATGGGCCGTGCCCGCCGTCAGGGCGTGGGAGACTCGATGACCTATGAACAGCGCATGGCGACGCTCGATGCCGTCGGTGCACAGCGCACAGCGGAATACGGCGGAGCCGCCCGCAAGGACATTCGCGCCCTGCCGGAAAAGGTCGATGCCTCGACGCCGCAGTACGCCCGCGAGTTTTTGGACTATTACGACAATCCGGAGCGCGGCAAGCATCCCAATTCGACGGGCTATTATTCCTATACGAGCCTCGCGCCGATGATGAATTTCTTTCCGTTCGTGCAGATCGGGACCATCTCTCCGCGTCCGCTGCTCTTCATCGTGGGCGAGCATGCCGTGTCGGCCTACTTTTCGGAAGACGCCTATGCGAAGGCTGCCGAGCCCAAGGAGCTGTTCGTTGTCGAAGGGGCCACGCACGTCGATCTCTACGACCGTCCGGAATATCTGGCAATCACGCTGCCCAAACTGGACGGCTATTTCAGGCAATACCTCAAATAA
- a CDS encoding helix-turn-helix domain-containing protein, with protein sequence MGTIVKLDSVQDYNELLGVETLHPLVSVVDFSELESVRHCLKNFGFYCIFLKHLDCGPLLYGRNRYDYREGTLVFIAPGQVFGIDDGKILYGYKGWCLMFHPDLLRGTSLARRMADYSFFSYSSNEALHMSEREQQIIINCFREIREELQHAIDKHSKQIIAANIEVLLNHCVRFYDRQFVTRENVNKDLLTRFEELLRDYFTSDKPQSLGLPSVAWCADRLHLSANYFGDLIKKETGKSAQEYIQLTTIDRAKELLTEGGRSVSEIAYELGFKYPHHLSRLFKKVVGYTPNEYKTLSA encoded by the coding sequence ATGGGAACGATCGTAAAATTGGATTCGGTGCAGGACTACAACGAACTGCTGGGCGTGGAGACGCTGCATCCGCTGGTAAGCGTCGTCGATTTTTCGGAACTGGAATCCGTGCGCCACTGTCTCAAAAACTTCGGGTTCTACTGCATTTTCCTCAAGCACCTCGACTGCGGGCCGTTGCTCTACGGGCGCAACCGGTACGACTACCGGGAAGGAACGCTGGTCTTCATCGCTCCGGGACAGGTCTTCGGCATCGACGACGGCAAAATCCTGTACGGATACAAGGGATGGTGTCTGATGTTCCATCCCGATCTGCTGCGCGGAACATCGCTCGCCCGGCGCATGGCCGACTACTCGTTCTTTTCCTATTCGTCGAACGAAGCGCTGCACATGTCCGAACGCGAGCAGCAGATCATCATCAACTGCTTCCGCGAAATCCGGGAAGAGTTGCAGCACGCCATCGACAAGCACTCGAAACAGATCATCGCGGCCAATATCGAGGTGCTGCTCAACCATTGCGTCCGTTTTTACGACCGACAGTTCGTTACGCGCGAAAACGTGAATAAGGACCTGCTGACCCGTTTCGAAGAGTTGCTGCGGGACTATTTCACGTCGGACAAGCCTCAGTCGCTGGGTCTGCCTTCGGTGGCGTGGTGCGCCGACCGGCTGCACCTGTCGGCCAACTATTTCGGCGATCTGATCAAGAAGGAGACCGGAAAATCGGCACAGGAGTACATCCAGCTGACCACCATCGACCGCGCCAAAGAGCTGCTGACCGAAGGCGGCAGGTCGGTCAGCGAAATCGCCTACGAACTGGGATTCAAATACCCGCACCATCTGAGCCGACTGTTCAAAAAGGTGGTCGGCTATACGCCCAACGAATACAAAACCCTCTCGGCCTGA
- a CDS encoding phosphodiester glycosidase family protein — MIRFTLGALLSLYAFAAAAQTSPADSIAFVTAEWRVSDLGGGARCRYAQVDMFGSRQSISVVSYPRRGFETRIVHLDRRAEAVSELGRAAGADMAVNGSYFDVRTFEPVTFVSVDRKIVGRTTPRELVRTNGVVAFKDKKGRKMDIFFCDTSEYRQVARRYRSVLAAGPVLIDSGRIVEYDSDKTFYTGRHPRTLIGKRADGEVVMAVIDGRFRGEGEGATIAETAYIARLLGLVEALNLDGGGSSTLWTARKGVLNHPYDNHRFDHAGERAVPNCIVVRSKKR; from the coding sequence ATGATCAGATTTACACTCGGCGCATTGCTCTCCCTGTATGCCTTTGCAGCGGCGGCCCAGACCTCCCCTGCCGATTCGATTGCTTTCGTGACTGCCGAATGGCGTGTCTCCGACCTCGGCGGAGGGGCCCGATGCCGCTATGCTCAGGTCGATATGTTCGGCTCCCGGCAGAGCATCTCCGTCGTCAGTTATCCCCGGCGGGGATTTGAAACGCGGATCGTTCATCTCGACCGTCGGGCCGAGGCTGTGAGCGAACTGGGCAGGGCCGCCGGGGCGGACATGGCCGTCAACGGCAGTTATTTCGATGTCAGGACGTTCGAGCCGGTGACGTTCGTGTCGGTCGATAGAAAGATCGTGGGACGCACCACCCCCAGGGAGCTGGTCCGCACCAACGGCGTTGTCGCTTTCAAGGACAAAAAAGGCCGCAAGATGGATATTTTCTTCTGCGACACGTCGGAATACCGGCAGGTAGCGCGCCGTTACCGTTCGGTGCTGGCCGCGGGCCCCGTGCTGATCGACAGCGGCCGGATCGTCGAATACGATTCCGACAAGACTTTCTACACCGGCCGTCATCCCCGCACGCTGATCGGCAAGCGGGCCGACGGCGAGGTGGTGATGGCCGTCATCGACGGTCGTTTCCGGGGCGAGGGCGAAGGCGCCACCATCGCCGAAACGGCCTATATCGCCCGTCTGCTGGGGCTCGTCGAAGCCCTGAACCTCGACGGAGGAGGCTCCTCGACGCTCTGGACCGCCCGGAAAGGCGTGCTCAACCATCCCTACGACAACCACCGCTTCGACCATGCCGGCGAACGGGCCGTGCCCAACTGCATCGTAGTGCGCAGTAAAAAACGGTGA
- a CDS encoding glycoside hydrolase family 3 N-terminal domain-containing protein: protein MMKTHRILWLGCCLAVAGCGGDKSPGRNYDKEIDRLMGRMTLAEKIGQMNQVSGKSNPTGVLKQYSSLEGRVREGKIGTVLNVTGAVTTRELQRIAVEETRLGIPLIFALDVIHGYKTISPVPLAESCSWDMETIEASARMAAVEASAAGLQWTFAPMVDIARDPRWGRVMEGAGEDPYLGSCIARARVRGFQGGDLSASNTILACAKHFAGYGASEGGRDYNTVDISDQRLRELYLPPFKAAADAGAATFMNSFNELSGVPATGNRFLVKQILRGEWGWDGVIVSDWGSVAEMIPHGVAEDKKQAALLAVKNECDIDMEGGCYPSSLEELVKEGKVSEKEIDRSVRRILRLKYELGLFDDPYRYCDEQREKEVTLSAAHRETTRDMARKSIVLLENRKSVLPLGKPRSIAVVGPLADSPVDMLGEWRAKGDPKEVVTILRGIEKAAGAGTRIVHAKGCNVTGSDRSGFAEAVRAARGADVVIACLGESADMSGEGYCRSELGLPGVQQELLKELKKTGKPVVLLLSNGRPLTLAWEKENIETIVETWFLGTEAGNAVADVLFGKYNPSGKLVMSFPYNVGQIPVYYNHKHTGRPFEPNQRYVMHYIDAPVDALYPFGYGLSYTTFEYGVPTLNSDRMAADGRITATVKVANTGDYDGEEVVQLYIRDIKAQITRPVKELKGFRKIFLKKGESADVTFDITRSELEYVLADGSVVSDPGEFELFIGGSSADLRPVRFTVLQ, encoded by the coding sequence ATGATGAAAACTCACAGAATCCTATGGCTCGGCTGCTGTCTGGCGGTCGCAGGCTGCGGCGGCGACAAGTCCCCCGGCCGTAATTACGACAAGGAAATCGACCGGCTCATGGGCCGCATGACGCTCGCCGAGAAGATCGGCCAGATGAACCAGGTATCGGGCAAGAGCAATCCCACCGGCGTCCTGAAACAGTACTCGTCGCTCGAAGGACGTGTCCGCGAAGGCAAGATCGGTACCGTGCTCAATGTCACGGGAGCCGTCACGACGCGGGAACTCCAGCGGATCGCCGTCGAGGAGACCCGTTTGGGAATCCCCCTGATCTTCGCGCTGGACGTGATCCACGGCTACAAGACCATTTCGCCCGTACCCCTTGCTGAAAGTTGTTCGTGGGACATGGAAACGATCGAAGCCTCGGCCCGGATGGCCGCCGTCGAAGCCTCGGCAGCGGGTCTGCAATGGACTTTCGCCCCGATGGTTGACATCGCCCGCGACCCGCGCTGGGGCCGCGTCATGGAGGGAGCGGGGGAGGACCCCTACCTCGGATCGTGCATCGCCCGGGCCCGCGTCCGGGGATTCCAGGGCGGCGATCTCTCGGCATCGAACACCATCCTCGCCTGCGCGAAGCATTTCGCGGGCTACGGAGCCTCCGAAGGAGGCCGCGACTACAACACGGTGGACATCTCCGACCAGCGGCTGCGCGAACTCTACCTGCCGCCGTTCAAAGCCGCCGCAGATGCAGGCGCCGCGACTTTCATGAACTCGTTCAACGAACTCTCGGGCGTTCCTGCCACCGGCAACCGCTTCCTCGTGAAACAGATCCTGCGCGGCGAGTGGGGCTGGGACGGCGTCATCGTCTCCGACTGGGGGTCCGTGGCCGAAATGATTCCCCACGGCGTCGCCGAGGACAAGAAACAGGCCGCGTTGCTGGCCGTAAAGAACGAATGCGACATCGACATGGAGGGCGGCTGTTATCCGAGTTCGCTCGAAGAACTGGTGAAGGAGGGCAAGGTCTCCGAAAAGGAGATCGACCGCTCCGTCCGCCGCATCCTCCGGCTGAAATACGAGCTGGGACTCTTCGACGATCCCTACCGCTACTGCGACGAGCAACGTGAAAAAGAGGTGACCCTCTCGGCGGCTCACCGCGAAACGACGCGCGACATGGCCCGCAAGTCGATCGTGCTGCTCGAAAACCGCAAGTCCGTGCTGCCCCTCGGCAAACCCCGTTCCATCGCCGTCGTCGGGCCGCTGGCCGACAGTCCGGTGGACATGCTGGGCGAATGGAGGGCCAAAGGCGACCCGAAGGAGGTCGTGACGATCCTCCGGGGCATCGAAAAGGCCGCCGGGGCCGGCACACGCATCGTCCATGCCAAAGGCTGCAACGTCACGGGCAGCGACCGGAGCGGCTTCGCGGAGGCCGTCCGCGCGGCACGCGGCGCCGACGTGGTGATCGCCTGCCTGGGCGAGAGCGCCGACATGAGCGGCGAAGGCTACTGCCGCTCGGAACTGGGACTTCCGGGTGTCCAGCAAGAGTTGCTGAAAGAGCTTAAAAAGACCGGAAAACCCGTCGTCCTGCTGCTGAGCAACGGCCGTCCGCTGACGCTGGCGTGGGAGAAGGAGAACATCGAAACGATCGTCGAAACGTGGTTCCTGGGCACCGAGGCCGGAAACGCCGTCGCCGACGTGCTGTTCGGCAAATACAACCCCTCGGGCAAACTGGTCATGTCGTTTCCCTACAACGTCGGCCAAATCCCGGTCTACTACAACCACAAGCACACGGGGCGCCCGTTCGAGCCGAACCAGCGCTATGTGATGCACTATATCGACGCTCCGGTCGATGCCCTCTATCCGTTCGGCTACGGACTGAGCTATACGACGTTCGAATACGGCGTCCCGACGCTCAACAGCGACCGGATGGCTGCCGACGGCCGCATCACGGCGACGGTGAAAGTCGCCAACACCGGCGACTATGACGGCGAAGAGGTCGTACAGCTCTACATCCGCGACATCAAGGCGCAGATCACCCGTCCGGTGAAAGAGCTGAAAGGCTTCCGGAAAATCTTCCTCAAAAAGGGCGAATCCGCCGACGTGACCTTCGACATCACGCGCTCCGAACTGGAATACGTGCTGGCCGACGGCTCCGTCGTTTCCGATCCCGGCGAGTTCGAACTCTTCATCGGCGGCAGCTCCGCAGACCTCCGTCCCGTCCGATTCACAGTACTTCAATAA
- a CDS encoding glycoside hydrolase family 97 protein, with product MKKTLLLLAASVACAFPALAQKTYTLTSPDGRLRTTVAAGDALAYAVTLDGRPILDASPLSLTLDNGTTWGIAPRVAGVSRTSVDTAIPSPFYRSAEVRDRYNGLTLKMRGDWSVEFRAYDDGVAYRFVSRAKKPFNIVSEQAEYRFPADCAVTVPYVRDHAGNIDAQWRNSFENTYTETTLSKLDAGRLIFLPLVVDAGDGMKVCITETDLNDYPGMYLWNGDGGQHLTARFAPYPKRTEQGGYNNLQMVVKEREAFIAKVEAPRTFPWRVAIVGTDPDLAASDLSFLLAAPSKIDDTSWIKPGKVAWDWWNAWNISGVDFRAGINTETYKYYIDFAAAKGIEYVILDEGWAVNKKADLMQIVPEIDLPAIVEYGRQKGVGIILWAGYWAFDRDMDNVCKHYSEMGVKGFKVDFMDRDDQQMTAFNHRAAETAARYGLILDLHGTHKPAGLNRTWPNVLNFEGVHGLEQMKWSPESVDQMKYDATIPFIRQAAGPMDYTQGAMRNATRKNYRPVNSEPMSQGTRCHQLALYVVLDSPLNMLCDSPTNYLREAECTEFIAAIPTVWDETRILGGRMGEYIVSARRSGDTWYVGAITDWTPRDVEVDLAPLGIGGTVEATIFRDGVNADRKASDYKRETIRIDTVEPLKIHLAPGGGFVAVLAPVR from the coding sequence ATGAAAAAAACGCTTCTGCTGCTTGCAGCCTCCGTCGCCTGCGCCTTTCCCGCTCTGGCGCAGAAAACCTACACGCTCACCTCTCCCGACGGGCGTCTCCGGACGACCGTCGCGGCGGGCGATGCACTGGCCTATGCCGTCACGCTCGACGGACGACCGATACTGGACGCTTCGCCGCTCTCGCTGACACTGGACAACGGCACGACGTGGGGCATAGCCCCGCGTGTGGCAGGCGTCTCGCGCACGAGCGTCGATACCGCGATTCCGTCGCCGTTCTACCGCTCGGCAGAGGTCCGCGACCGCTACAACGGCCTTACGCTGAAGATGCGGGGTGACTGGTCGGTGGAATTCCGGGCCTACGACGACGGCGTTGCCTACCGCTTCGTGAGCCGTGCGAAAAAGCCTTTCAACATCGTGAGCGAACAGGCGGAATACCGTTTCCCCGCCGACTGCGCCGTGACGGTACCCTATGTACGCGACCATGCCGGCAACATCGACGCCCAATGGCGCAATTCGTTCGAGAATACCTACACCGAGACGACCCTTTCGAAGCTCGACGCCGGACGGCTGATCTTCCTGCCGCTGGTCGTGGACGCCGGCGACGGGATGAAGGTCTGCATCACCGAAACCGATCTGAACGACTATCCGGGCATGTATCTGTGGAACGGCGACGGCGGGCAGCACCTCACGGCACGTTTCGCGCCCTATCCCAAACGCACGGAGCAAGGCGGATACAACAATCTGCAAATGGTGGTCAAAGAGCGCGAGGCGTTCATCGCCAAGGTCGAGGCTCCGCGCACGTTCCCGTGGCGCGTGGCCATCGTCGGCACGGACCCCGACCTCGCCGCCAGCGACCTGAGCTTCCTGCTGGCCGCACCTTCGAAAATCGACGACACGTCGTGGATCAAGCCCGGCAAGGTGGCCTGGGACTGGTGGAACGCCTGGAACATCTCGGGCGTGGACTTCCGGGCGGGAATCAACACCGAGACCTATAAGTATTACATCGACTTCGCTGCTGCGAAGGGTATCGAATACGTGATTCTCGACGAAGGGTGGGCCGTAAACAAAAAGGCCGACCTGATGCAGATAGTCCCGGAGATCGACCTGCCTGCGATCGTGGAGTACGGACGGCAGAAAGGCGTGGGCATCATCCTCTGGGCCGGCTACTGGGCCTTCGACCGCGACATGGATAATGTCTGCAAACACTATTCGGAGATGGGCGTCAAGGGCTTCAAGGTCGATTTCATGGACCGCGACGACCAACAGATGACCGCCTTCAACCACCGCGCGGCGGAGACGGCGGCCCGATACGGACTGATTCTCGACCTGCACGGCACACACAAACCCGCGGGTCTGAACCGCACGTGGCCCAATGTGCTGAACTTCGAGGGCGTGCACGGTCTGGAGCAGATGAAGTGGAGCCCCGAATCGGTGGATCAGATGAAGTACGACGCGACGATCCCGTTCATCCGTCAGGCCGCAGGTCCGATGGACTACACGCAGGGGGCCATGCGCAACGCCACACGGAAGAACTACCGTCCCGTCAACTCGGAGCCGATGAGCCAGGGCACGCGCTGCCACCAGCTGGCGTTGTACGTCGTGCTCGACTCGCCGCTGAACATGCTGTGCGACTCGCCGACGAACTACCTGCGCGAGGCGGAATGCACGGAGTTCATCGCCGCGATTCCGACCGTGTGGGACGAGACGCGCATTCTCGGCGGACGCATGGGCGAGTACATCGTCTCGGCGCGCCGCAGCGGAGATACGTGGTACGTCGGCGCCATCACGGACTGGACGCCGCGCGACGTGGAGGTCGATCTCGCGCCGCTGGGCATCGGCGGCACGGTCGAGGCGACGATCTTCCGCGACGGTGTGAACGCCGACCGAAAAGCCTCGGACTACAAGCGCGAAACGATCCGTATCGACACCGTCGAACCCCTGAAGATACACCTCGCACCCGGAGGCGGATTCGTCGCCGTACTCGCTCCCGTCCGATAG
- a CDS encoding flavodoxin codes for MTGIFYGSTTGTTEAVAQDIAKQLGVASADVHNVADASADEANKYDLLVLGSSTWGSGELQDDWYPFLDALKAKDLAGKKVALFGCGDSGSYPDTFCDAIGLIYEGLQDTGCTFVGSYAPEGYDVTDSLVCSDGRFVGLAIDESDPGKTDARLAAWCENLRNV; via the coding sequence ATGACTGGAATTTTTTACGGAAGTACGACCGGCACGACGGAGGCCGTCGCACAGGACATTGCCAAACAGCTCGGCGTAGCGTCCGCCGACGTTCACAACGTGGCGGACGCCTCGGCCGACGAGGCGAACAAATACGACCTGCTGGTGCTGGGTTCCTCGACATGGGGCAGCGGCGAACTGCAAGACGACTGGTATCCTTTCCTCGACGCCCTGAAAGCCAAGGACCTCGCCGGCAAGAAAGTCGCCCTGTTCGGCTGCGGCGACAGCGGCTCCTATCCCGACACCTTCTGCGACGCCATCGGGCTGATCTACGAAGGATTGCAGGACACGGGCTGCACGTTCGTCGGCTCCTATGCGCCCGAAGGCTACGACGTCACCGACTCGCTGGTGTGCAGCGACGGCCGGTTCGTCGGACTGGCCATCGACGAGAGCGACCCGGGCAAGACCGACGCCCGCCTCGCCGCCTGGTGTGAGAACCTCAGAAACGTCTGA
- a CDS encoding DUF2023 family protein gives MSAEDFSRHGSMKLFMHHIYEFQKGVRSLVLCTMCRTCAVLVCERLDRLGIEHLTQPVTDSKVNLYFGNRLCLNAVRTFVHKPLNELTPEEDFMLGAMLGYDIARQCERFCKRKRLLA, from the coding sequence ATGAGTGCCGAGGATTTCAGCCGCCACGGTTCGATGAAACTCTTCATGCACCACATCTACGAGTTTCAGAAGGGTGTGCGCAGTCTGGTGCTGTGTACGATGTGCCGCACGTGCGCCGTGCTGGTCTGCGAACGGCTCGACCGGCTGGGGATCGAACACCTCACCCAGCCCGTCACCGACAGCAAGGTCAACCTCTATTTCGGCAACCGGCTGTGCCTGAACGCGGTGCGAACGTTCGTCCACAAGCCGCTCAACGAACTGACGCCCGAGGAGGACTTCATGCTCGGCGCCATGCTGGGGTACGACATCGCCCGGCAGTGCGAACGCTTCTGCAAGCGCAAACGCCTGCTGGCATGA
- a CDS encoding MBL fold metallo-hydrolase, with translation MFRRKTKRVMLLLLGIVCLLAAAVALFIHRPSFGRLPRGERLVRIERSPNYRDGQFRNRERTPQITADRGRVRTMLGFLFRSTENLRPAVPVAAVRTDLRELDPAREQLVWFGHSSYLILSGGRRILVDPVFRSAAPLGFLNRAFPGSDLYRPEDMPAVDLLVITHDHWDHLDYRTVRELKDRIGKVVCPLGVGEHFERWGFAPERIVELDWDEDASPVEGIRVFCLTSRHFSGRGLNPNKSLWASFLLETSARKIYIGGDGGYGSHFAQIGERFPEIDLAVLENGQYDADWRYIHTLPDHLPQAVADLGARKVLTVHHSKYALARHPWDEPLRTAAAMAGHEPPAVLQPVIGEVVGL, from the coding sequence ATGTTCCGCCGAAAAACAAAACGTGTCATGCTTCTGCTTCTCGGAATCGTCTGTCTGCTGGCCGCTGCGGTCGCGCTCTTCATCCATCGACCTTCGTTCGGACGGCTGCCCCGCGGGGAGCGGCTGGTCCGGATCGAACGCTCGCCCAACTACCGCGACGGGCAGTTCCGCAACCGGGAGCGCACCCCGCAGATCACCGCGGACCGGGGACGTGTGCGGACCATGCTGGGATTCCTGTTCCGTTCGACGGAGAACCTGCGTCCGGCGGTGCCCGTGGCTGCTGTCAGGACCGATTTGCGGGAGCTCGACCCCGCGCGGGAGCAACTGGTCTGGTTCGGACACTCCTCCTACCTGATCCTTTCGGGCGGGCGGCGGATTCTCGTGGACCCGGTTTTCCGGAGCGCCGCTCCGCTGGGGTTTCTGAACAGGGCCTTTCCGGGCAGCGACCTCTACCGCCCGGAGGATATGCCTGCGGTAGATCTGCTCGTCATCACCCACGACCATTGGGACCATCTCGATTACCGTACGGTCCGCGAACTGAAAGACCGCATCGGAAAGGTCGTCTGTCCGCTGGGTGTCGGCGAACATTTCGAACGCTGGGGATTCGCTCCGGAGCGGATCGTCGAACTGGACTGGGACGAGGATGCCAGCCCCGTGGAGGGAATCCGGGTCTTCTGCCTGACATCGCGTCACTTCTCGGGCCGGGGGCTGAATCCCAATAAGTCGCTGTGGGCCTCCTTCCTGCTGGAGACCTCCGCGCGGAAGATCTATATCGGCGGCGACGGCGGTTACGGAAGCCATTTCGCGCAGATCGGAGAGCGCTTCCCGGAGATCGACCTCGCCGTTCTCGAAAACGGGCAGTACGATGCCGACTGGCGCTATATACATACGCTGCCCGATCATCTGCCGCAGGCCGTGGCCGACCTGGGAGCCCGGAAGGTGCTGACGGTCCACCATTCGAAATACGCTCTGGCGCGGCATCCGTGGGACGAGCCGCTGAGGACCGCTGCGGCGATGGCCGGGCACGAGCCGCCCGCGGTTCTGCAACCCGTCATCGGGGAGGTCGTCGGACTCTGA